A stretch of the Methanobrevibacter woesei genome encodes the following:
- a CDS encoding MJ1255/VC2487 family glycosyltransferase yields MILSIIIPTYNEEEYLPVLLESIKEQNFKDYEIIVADANSEDKTREIAEEYGCTVIDGGMPAVGRNNGAKIAKGEYLLFLDSDLKLTDEYLQNVIYEFRMERLGIGITQMEPLSEKTQDKIFHELANNFMIAVENIKPHGAGCYGIIAKKELHDKCGGFDEELTFGEDTDYIERLAKEERFKVLRRAKVGVSTRRIEEEGLEQVLRQYGKSTLNDFLGKRTDAEELNYTFEHKHSDAPKKNILDNISLESERLMELKEAYNKSKKKIEILSQNTDDKKEGEKKVVFYCVCGEGMGHAIRSAVMIKAISERYDVYVFSSDRAYEYLHDKFEHTYKIGGFNTVYEDNHVKNVKTFYKAIKDNPKNLKKGYQQLYKKARALKPAVIVNDFEIYGNILSNMLSIPMITLDNIHMITQTKIDYPSHETRNILKAKGVIKAYVFKPKIHILTSFFYPKIRSKKKAVLYPPVLRDEILELEPTIGDYILVYQTSKESMSLIEKLKVLDEKFIVYGFNKDETDENLTFRTFNEDQFFKDLADAKAVVCNGGFTFISESIALKKPIFSIPAQGNFEQLLNGFYVQKLGYGEYHNSMSIAKLSTFLKKLPKYQEKLNTVKTHDNKGIINELIYRIEKYSKK; encoded by the coding sequence ATGATTCTTAGTATTATTATACCAACTTATAATGAAGAAGAATACCTTCCAGTCCTTTTAGAAAGTATTAAAGAACAAAATTTTAAGGATTACGAAATTATAGTAGCTGATGCTAATTCTGAAGATAAAACACGTGAAATAGCTGAAGAATATGGATGTACTGTGATTGACGGAGGTATGCCTGCAGTTGGTAGAAATAATGGTGCTAAAATAGCTAAAGGAGAATATCTGCTATTTTTAGATTCTGATTTGAAACTTACTGATGAATATTTGCAAAATGTAATTTATGAATTCAGAATGGAAAGACTGGGAATTGGAATTACCCAAATGGAACCATTATCTGAAAAAACACAAGATAAAATATTCCATGAACTAGCTAATAATTTTATGATAGCTGTTGAAAACATCAAGCCTCATGGAGCAGGATGTTATGGAATAATAGCTAAAAAAGAGTTACATGACAAATGTGGTGGATTTGACGAGGAATTAACTTTTGGTGAAGACACCGATTATATTGAGAGGTTAGCTAAAGAAGAAAGATTTAAAGTTCTTAGAAGAGCAAAAGTTGGAGTTTCAACTAGAAGAATTGAAGAAGAAGGTCTTGAACAAGTTTTAAGACAGTATGGTAAAAGTACACTTAACGATTTCTTAGGAAAAAGAACTGATGCCGAAGAACTAAATTATACTTTTGAACATAAACATAGTGATGCTCCTAAAAAAAATATCTTAGACAACATATCTCTTGAATCTGAACGTTTAATGGAACTTAAAGAAGCATATAATAAATCTAAAAAGAAAATTGAAATTTTAAGTCAGAACACAGATGACAAAAAAGAAGGTGAAAAAAAAGTAGTCTTCTATTGTGTCTGTGGAGAAGGCATGGGGCATGCAATACGTAGTGCTGTAATGATAAAAGCAATATCTGAAAGATACGATGTTTATGTTTTCTCAAGTGACCGTGCCTATGAATATTTACATGACAAATTTGAACACACCTACAAAATTGGAGGATTTAACACAGTCTATGAAGATAATCATGTGAAAAATGTTAAAACTTTCTATAAAGCTATAAAAGACAATCCTAAAAACCTGAAAAAAGGTTATCAGCAACTTTATAAAAAAGCAAGAGCTTTAAAACCAGCGGTTATTGTAAATGATTTTGAAATCTATGGAAATATCTTATCCAATATGTTAAGCATACCAATGATTACCTTAGATAATATCCATATGATTACACAAACAAAAATTGATTATCCATCCCATGAAACAAGAAATATCCTAAAAGCAAAAGGCGTTATAAAGGCTTATGTTTTCAAACCAAAAATACATATTTTAACCAGTTTCTTTTATCCAAAAATCAGATCCAAAAAGAAAGCTGTTCTATATCCACCAGTGCTTAGAGATGAAATTTTAGAACTTGAACCTACAATTGGAGATTACATTCTTGTTTATCAGACTAGTAAAGAAAGTATGTCTTTAATTGAAAAACTTAAAGTGCTTGATGAAAAATTCATCGTTTATGGATTTAACAAAGATGAAACTGACGAAAATTTAACATTCAGAACTTTTAATGAAGATCAGTTCTTTAAGGATTTAGCTGATGCCAAAGCTGTTGTCTGTAATGGTGGATTTACATTTATAAGTGAATCTATTGCATTGAAAAAACCAATATTCAGCATTCCCGCTCAAGGAAACTTTGAACAGTTATTAAATGGATTCTATGTTCAAAAATTGGGTTACGGAGAATATCACAACAGTATGAGTATTGCAAAACTATCTACTTTTCTAAAAAAACTTCCTAAATATCAGGAAAAACTAAATACTGTTAAAACACATGACAACAAAGGAATTATCAATGAATTAATCTATAGAATTGAAAAATATAGTAAAAAATAG
- a CDS encoding transcription initiation factor IIB, producing the protein MRGDVYDKDKQTVCPECGSDELIGDYERAEVVCANCGLVIDENLVDMGPEWRAFDHEQRDKRTRVGAPITYTIHDKGLSTMIDWRNKDIYGRDIPARNRAQWYRLRKWQRKIRISGATERNLAFALSELDRDSSRLGLPRSVREAASVVYRSAVDNKLIRGRSIEGVVAASLYAACRRCNVPRTLDEIAEVSRVTKKEVGRTYRFLTRELNIKLPPTSPVDYVPRFASELGLSGEVQSRAIEIIEKAMEKGLTSGRGPTGVAAAALYIASVLLGERKTQRDVADIAGVTEVTIRNRYKELTEQLEMGVTL; encoded by the coding sequence ATGAGAGGGGATGTTTATGATAAAGATAAACAAACCGTATGTCCTGAATGTGGTTCTGATGAACTTATTGGGGATTATGAAAGAGCTGAAGTTGTTTGTGCTAATTGTGGTTTAGTTATTGATGAAAACCTTGTGGATATGGGTCCTGAATGGAGAGCTTTCGACCATGAACAAAGAGATAAACGTACAAGGGTCGGTGCTCCAATTACATACACTATTCACGATAAAGGTTTAAGTACCATGATTGATTGGAGAAACAAAGATATCTATGGTCGTGATATTCCTGCTAGAAATAGGGCTCAATGGTACAGATTAAGGAAATGGCAAAGGAAAATTAGGATTTCCGGTGCTACTGAACGTAACTTAGCATTTGCATTAAGTGAATTAGATAGGGATTCTTCAAGATTAGGTTTACCAAGAAGTGTAAGAGAGGCTGCTTCTGTTGTATATAGGAGTGCTGTAGATAATAAGCTTATTCGTGGAAGAAGTATTGAGGGTGTAGTGGCTGCTTCATTATATGCAGCATGTAGACGTTGTAATGTGCCTCGTACTTTAGATGAAATTGCTGAAGTATCTAGAGTTACTAAAAAAGAAGTAGGGAGAACTTACAGGTTCTTAACAAGAGAATTAAATATTAAATTACCTCCAACTTCTCCTGTGGATTATGTTCCTAGATTTGCTAGTGAATTAGGTTTATCTGGTGAAGTTCAATCTAGAGCTATTGAAATTATTGAAAAGGCTATGGAAAAAGGATTAACTTCAGGTAGAGGACCAACTGGAGTAGCTGCAGCTGCATTATACATTGCTTCTGTTTTACTTGGTGAAAGAAAAACTCAAAGAGATGTTGCAGATATTGCTGGAGTTACTGAAGTTACAATAAGAAACAGGTATAAAGAATTAACAGAACAACTTGAAATGGGTGTAACTTTATAA
- a CDS encoding Gar1/Naf1 family protein, translated as MKILGNSLHISNSGKLIAKSDKTPTPGGLVFDSNKNKIGKVSYVFGPTKKPYISISLFRSANIDRIQKNYGEKLFVSKPNQKSRKRRRRPRNKK; from the coding sequence ATGAAAATTTTAGGAAACAGTTTGCATATTTCAAACTCTGGAAAGTTAATTGCCAAATCTGATAAAACTCCCACTCCAGGGGGTCTTGTTTTTGACAGTAATAAAAATAAGATAGGTAAAGTAAGTTATGTTTTTGGGCCTACTAAAAAACCTTATATTTCTATTAGTCTATTCAGATCAGCAAATATTGATAGAATCCAGAAAAATTATGGTGAGAAGTTATTTGTATCAAAACCAAATCAAAAATCTAGAAAAAGGAGGAGGAGACCACGAAACAAAAAGTAA
- a CDS encoding RraA family protein, translated as MILDKAKLNKKDSNKHIEIKNINLDGVTVDDVILKKDKSNYTEFINLKNLLENVSSCQISDAFNNAFRRSGVLSNLKPINDKKAYGRIVTAYTNSDDWGTSTLAIDEGSNGDILFIESSDNDNAIWGELASTNARENGIVATAVYGSVRDLDALKHGDYPIFACSFVSNAGTPLGLGEVNIKLNIEDMVIYPGDFFFGDETGVVIIPQRLFNEVMVQTLAVKLKEETIINMLKEGKSLSEITKIKQ; from the coding sequence ATGATACTTGATAAAGCTAAACTAAATAAAAAAGATTCTAATAAACATATAGAAATTAAAAATATAAACTTAGATGGTGTTACTGTAGATGATGTTATCTTAAAAAAGGATAAATCTAATTATACTGAGTTTATTAATTTAAAGAATCTATTAGAAAATGTTTCTTCTTGTCAAATTTCCGATGCTTTTAATAATGCTTTTAGAAGAAGTGGTGTTTTATCTAATTTAAAACCAATTAATGATAAAAAGGCTTATGGGAGAATTGTAACTGCATATACTAATTCTGATGATTGGGGAACTTCAACATTAGCTATTGATGAAGGATCTAACGGTGATATATTATTTATTGAAAGTAGTGACAATGATAATGCTATCTGGGGAGAATTGGCTTCAACTAATGCTCGTGAAAATGGTATTGTTGCAACAGCAGTTTATGGATCTGTTAGAGATTTAGATGCTTTAAAACATGGAGACTATCCTATTTTTGCATGTTCATTTGTTTCAAATGCAGGAACTCCATTAGGTCTTGGAGAAGTTAATATTAAATTAAATATTGAAGATATGGTTATTTATCCAGGAGATTTCTTCTTTGGAGATGAAACAGGGGTCGTTATAATTCCTCAAAGGTTATTTAATGAAGTTATGGTTCAAACATTAGCTGTTAAGTTAAAAGAGGAAACTATAATAAATATGTTAAAAGAAGGGAAATCTTTATCTGAGATTACAAAAATTAAACAGTAA
- the dnaG gene encoding DNA primase DnaG — protein MGKGEELTTTKYLIHAQINANGIVEKPDVVGAVFGQTEGLLSNDLDLRELQRTGRIGRIQVMIHSNSGRAKGEIVIPSSLDRVETAILAASLETINRVGPCEAEIHTIKVEDVRAVKREQVVNRAKEIYKSMIESVGPASMKMIEEVREAMRIHEISEYGEDRLPAGPSIHTSDAIIVVEGRSDVLNLLKYGIKNTVAVEGVSVPHSIGELSKKRTTTAFVDGDRGGELILKELLQIGDVDYITRAPKGKEVEDLEKDEVLIALRDKVPTEQFLATHNILQNRGKKSNKQHHHHHRHDEVEKPIIEEEIEVPIEDDETTLMKDMLKEIEGEGTGAILDEALNVTKEVKVEEIYEELKNIDEPAKTVIFDGVISQRLVDVCSLKGIENLVAFKSMNIVKKPDNVKIITMD, from the coding sequence ATGGGAAAAGGAGAAGAATTAACAACTACAAAATATTTAATTCATGCACAAATTAATGCTAATGGTATAGTAGAAAAACCTGATGTTGTCGGTGCTGTATTTGGACAAACTGAAGGTTTATTAAGTAATGATTTAGATTTAAGAGAACTTCAAAGAACTGGAAGAATTGGTAGAATTCAAGTTATGATTCACTCCAACAGCGGAAGAGCAAAAGGAGAAATCGTAATTCCATCTAGTTTAGATAGAGTAGAAACTGCCATTCTTGCAGCATCTTTAGAAACAATTAACCGTGTAGGACCTTGTGAAGCTGAAATTCATACGATTAAGGTTGAAGATGTAAGAGCTGTAAAAAGAGAACAAGTTGTAAATCGTGCAAAAGAAATCTACAAAAGCATGATTGAAAGCGTTGGACCAGCTAGTATGAAAATGATTGAAGAAGTAAGAGAGGCTATGAGAATTCATGAAATCTCTGAATATGGTGAAGACAGATTACCTGCAGGTCCTAGCATCCACACATCTGATGCAATTATTGTAGTAGAAGGACGTTCAGATGTTTTAAACTTATTAAAATATGGTATTAAAAATACTGTAGCAGTAGAAGGAGTTAGTGTACCTCACTCTATTGGAGAATTAAGTAAAAAAAGAACCACCACTGCATTTGTTGATGGAGATCGTGGCGGAGAATTAATCTTAAAAGAGCTTCTTCAAATAGGTGATGTTGACTACATTACCCGTGCACCAAAAGGAAAAGAAGTTGAAGATTTAGAAAAAGATGAAGTCTTAATAGCTTTAAGAGATAAAGTTCCAACTGAACAGTTCTTAGCTACCCATAACATTCTTCAAAACAGAGGAAAAAAATCCAATAAACAACATCATCACCATCACAGACATGATGAAGTTGAAAAACCTATTATAGAAGAAGAAATTGAAGTTCCTATTGAAGATGATGAAACTACTTTAATGAAAGATATGCTTAAAGAAATTGAAGGTGAAGGTACTGGAGCTATTTTAGATGAAGCTCTAAATGTGACAAAAGAAGTTAAAGTAGAAGAAATCTATGAAGAACTTAAAAATATAGATGAACCTGCAAAAACTGTTATCTTTGATGGAGTTATAAGTCAAAGATTAGTTGATGTATGTTCTCTCAAAGGTATTGAAAACCTTGTTGCTTTCAAATCAATGAATATTGTTAAAAAGCCAGATAATGTAAAAATAATAACAATGGATTAA
- the xerA gene encoding site-specific tyrosine recombinase/integron integrase — protein MDNYLRTRPNTSNQEYNLKKHITNEHGEKVPILDIYDFDEMIEDYLVELEIRNYSQNTLKTYTSVIRTFYEYLQKEKNLYTEREFLRSFKRYIQHLKRDKQVSQNYIYLVTVVIKKFLEFNQIYFLEEVGTPKRTKSLPKSLNEKEVHDLIESIQWEEEDNENRKLTKLRDKLILTVLYSSGLRISELTKLAIKDIDFDERTMLIRGKGDKDRIALFDNNAKDMMMKYLEKRPQTSEYLIVNRKGEPLTPRYIQNMIKKYGNEAGIKKKVTPHVLRHSYATHLLKHGVDIRVIQQLLGHASLSTTQIYTSVDMETVKKVYDQARM, from the coding sequence ATGGATAATTACCTAAGAACAAGACCCAATACATCAAACCAAGAATATAATTTAAAAAAACATATAACCAATGAACATGGTGAAAAAGTTCCTATTTTAGACATCTATGATTTTGATGAAATGATTGAAGATTATCTAGTGGAATTAGAAATCAGGAACTACTCTCAAAATACATTAAAAACATACACTTCAGTCATACGTACTTTTTATGAATATTTACAAAAAGAAAAAAATCTATATACTGAAAGAGAATTTCTTAGATCTTTTAAACGCTATATTCAACATTTAAAAAGAGATAAACAGGTAAGTCAAAATTACATTTATCTAGTGACTGTTGTAATTAAAAAATTCTTAGAATTTAATCAGATTTACTTTTTAGAGGAAGTTGGAACTCCTAAAAGAACAAAATCTCTTCCAAAATCATTAAACGAAAAAGAAGTTCATGATTTAATAGAATCTATTCAATGGGAAGAAGAAGATAATGAAAATAGAAAACTTACAAAACTAAGAGATAAGTTAATATTAACTGTTTTATATTCCTCTGGATTGAGGATTTCAGAACTCACAAAATTAGCTATTAAAGATATTGATTTTGATGAAAGAACAATGTTAATTAGAGGAAAAGGGGACAAAGATAGAATTGCACTATTTGATAATAATGCAAAAGATATGATGATGAAATATTTAGAAAAAAGACCTCAAACAAGCGAATATTTAATAGTTAACAGAAAAGGAGAACCTTTAACTCCACGTTATATCCAGAATATGATTAAAAAATATGGGAATGAAGCAGGAATAAAGAAAAAAGTAACTCCTCATGTATTGCGCCATTCCTATGCAACTCATTTACTAAAACATGGTGTGGATATTAGAGTTATCCAACAATTATTAGGCCATGCAAGCCTATCAACCACACAGATTTATACCAGCGTAGATATGGAAACTGTTAAAAAAGTTTACGACCAAGCTAGAATGTAA
- a CDS encoding Mur ligase family protein, with translation MKRLSILAGKLGYNLARLKGENGTALPGKIALSIDKNILEKLGKNCEKIVFITGTNGKTTTNNISNQIFDEPYPVISNLTGSNMIQGVATPLILNSRKNFQYGIFEVDEGSVPEVSENLTPDYLIITNFFRDQLDRYGEVENTIMLVHDSITDPETKLILNADDPSSMYFNDLPNEKIYYSQNKTKISQDSINVEESVFCPKCGKRLNYEYINYGNIGKFYCENCDVKSPEARYVISDIEVDNEGYDFVVNGEKIRLNILGLYNLYNALSSIALAREEGIDWNIIKNEIGKMEYKRGRMENFQYGEKDVVLGLSKNPIGLTEVFHTISYNDKSKEVMFILNDYAPDGRDISWIWDADFNEVLNIPNLNKFYCVGTRAEEVALRLKYEGFPEEKLVISHSEDETDIEKPIDDILSEESPQKYIIGTFTAMPEARKILVSKTGGK, from the coding sequence ATGAAAAGATTATCAATACTTGCAGGTAAACTAGGATATAACCTAGCAAGATTAAAAGGAGAAAATGGAACTGCATTACCTGGAAAGATTGCATTATCCATTGACAAAAATATTTTGGAGAAATTAGGAAAGAACTGTGAGAAAATTGTTTTTATCACAGGAACAAATGGAAAAACAACAACCAATAACATATCCAATCAAATTTTTGATGAACCTTACCCAGTTATTTCTAATTTAACTGGATCCAATATGATACAAGGAGTAGCTACTCCATTAATATTAAATTCAAGGAAAAACTTCCAATATGGTATTTTTGAAGTTGATGAAGGTTCTGTTCCAGAAGTATCTGAAAATTTAACACCAGATTACTTAATCATTACAAACTTCTTCAGAGATCAGCTTGACAGATATGGTGAAGTTGAAAATACCATCATGTTAGTTCATGATTCAATAACTGACCCTGAAACAAAGCTTATTTTAAATGCTGATGACCCTTCAAGCATGTATTTCAATGACTTGCCTAATGAAAAGATTTATTACAGTCAGAATAAAACAAAAATCTCTCAAGACAGCATAAATGTTGAAGAATCAGTTTTCTGTCCAAAATGTGGAAAACGTTTAAACTATGAATACATCAATTATGGAAATATCGGTAAATTTTACTGTGAAAACTGTGATGTAAAAAGCCCTGAAGCTAGATATGTAATTTCTGATATTGAAGTTGACAATGAGGGTTATGACTTTGTAGTTAATGGTGAAAAAATCAGATTGAACATTTTAGGTCTTTACAATCTTTACAATGCATTATCTTCAATTGCTCTTGCTCGTGAGGAAGGAATTGACTGGAATATCATTAAAAATGAAATTGGGAAAATGGAATATAAAAGAGGAAGAATGGAAAACTTCCAGTATGGTGAAAAAGATGTTGTATTGGGATTATCCAAAAATCCTATTGGACTAACAGAAGTTTTCCATACAATCAGTTACAATGACAAAAGTAAAGAAGTTATGTTCATATTAAATGATTATGCTCCAGATGGAAGAGATATTTCCTGGATATGGGATGCTGACTTTAATGAAGTTCTTAATATTCCAAATTTAAATAAATTTTATTGCGTTGGAACTAGAGCAGAAGAAGTGGCTTTAAGACTAAAATATGAAGGTTTTCCAGAAGAAAAATTAGTGATATCTCATTCAGAAGATGAAACAGATATTGAAAAACCAATTGATGATATTTTAAGTGAAGAAAGTCCGCAAAAATATATAATTGGAACATTTACAGCTATGCCAGAAGCTAGAAAAATATTAGTAAGTAAAACAGGGGGCAAATAG
- a CDS encoding type 1 glutamine amidotransferase, whose translation MAMELHIIDMYSDILNVYGDIGNLQTLKQRCEWRDINTNITRFTKDKDINLDVENTDIILIGGGSDYGQSIVSQHLLNQRNELQEFIDDNGVILTICGSYQMFGNLYLDANKNKIPCLELLDIETISEKDRFISNIVLENNLGLNPETIVGFENHGGRTYHDYDTLGEVKVGFGNNNEDGKEGLVYKNFIGTYLHGPLLPKNPHITDKLISEALKRKYDIDTLKPLDDTIELNAHKKIVNRLLENK comes from the coding sequence ATAGCTATGGAACTTCATATTATTGATATGTACTCCGATATTCTTAATGTATATGGAGATATTGGAAATTTACAAACATTGAAACAGAGATGTGAATGGAGAGACATAAACACCAATATTACAAGATTTACAAAAGATAAAGATATTAATCTTGATGTTGAAAATACAGACATTATCTTAATTGGTGGAGGATCTGATTACGGTCAAAGTATTGTTTCACAGCATCTCTTAAATCAAAGAAATGAACTTCAAGAGTTTATTGATGATAATGGAGTAATATTAACTATTTGTGGAAGCTATCAAATGTTTGGAAACCTCTATTTAGATGCCAATAAAAATAAAATTCCTTGTCTTGAATTATTAGATATTGAAACAATCAGTGAAAAAGACAGATTTATTAGCAATATTGTCCTTGAAAACAACCTTGGCTTAAACCCTGAAACAATCGTAGGATTTGAAAACCATGGTGGACGTACCTATCATGACTATGACACCTTAGGAGAGGTAAAAGTAGGTTTTGGAAACAACAATGAAGATGGAAAAGAAGGATTAGTTTATAAAAATTTTATTGGAACCTACCTACATGGCCCATTATTACCTAAAAATCCCCATATTACTGATAAACTTATTTCTGAAGCTCTAAAAAGAAAATATGACATAGACACTCTCAAACCACTTGATGATACCATTGAACTTAATGCTCATAAAAAAATAGTTAATCGCCTACTTGAAAATAAATAA
- a CDS encoding biotin transporter BioY, whose product MNFNDYYIARKNVFERIQNTNTATKILMSLLMACFTGIMAQIIIPLPWTPVPVTAQTFAVLTAGLVLGKKYGVLSQLLYIILGVAFIPWFGGMTGGLEALLGSTGGYLIGFLIASYFIGYISEKYADARNFRKMSVVIGIANFALIYIPGLAGLAIWSYVTQGALLGIPELLIMGFVPFIIGDIVKVLGASAVSKVFLPKE is encoded by the coding sequence ATTAATTTTAATGATTATTATATAGCAAGAAAAAATGTATTTGAAAGAATACAAAATACAAATACTGCTACTAAAATTTTAATGTCATTATTAATGGCTTGTTTTACAGGAATAATGGCTCAGATAATAATTCCACTTCCTTGGACTCCAGTACCAGTAACTGCTCAAACTTTCGCGGTTTTAACAGCAGGATTAGTACTTGGTAAAAAATACGGAGTTTTAAGCCAATTATTATATATCATTCTTGGTGTTGCATTTATCCCATGGTTTGGTGGTATGACTGGAGGTCTTGAAGCTCTTTTAGGATCTACTGGTGGATATCTAATTGGATTCTTAATTGCATCATACTTTATTGGATATATAAGTGAAAAATATGCAGATGCACGTAATTTTAGAAAAATGAGTGTAGTTATTGGAATAGCTAACTTTGCATTAATTTACATTCCAGGATTAGCTGGATTAGCTATTTGGTCTTATGTAACTCAAGGTGCATTATTAGGAATTCCTGAATTATTAATAATGGGATTTGTTCCATTTATTATAGGAGATATAGTAAAAGTATTAGGCGCTTCTGCTGTATCTAAAGTATTTTTACCAAAAGAATAA
- a CDS encoding DUF1284 domain-containing protein, with product MKLKLRGHHLLCLQGFQGYGYDEDFVENMCEINRLRKLEDTYIKVVNSPDDICKACPNLVDNKCIDDKNNDKIIAMDNVVLSKIDSDKTYNSVDLFNEISQIFNTLESVEESCLNCSWWEQCLFVKKLENNR from the coding sequence ATGAAACTTAAATTAAGAGGTCATCATTTACTATGCTTACAGGGTTTTCAAGGATATGGCTATGATGAAGACTTTGTTGAAAATATGTGTGAAATTAATAGACTAAGAAAATTGGAAGATACTTACATTAAAGTTGTAAACTCTCCAGATGACATATGTAAAGCATGTCCAAACTTAGTTGATAACAAATGCATTGATGATAAAAACAATGACAAAATAATAGCTATGGATAATGTTGTTTTATCAAAAATAGACTCAGATAAAACTTATAATTCAGTGGATCTATTTAATGAAATTTCACAAATTTTTAATACATTGGAATCTGTGGAAGAATCCTGCCTAAATTGTTCCTGGTGGGAGCAATGTCTTTTTGTTAAAAAATTAGAAAATAATCGATAA
- a CDS encoding ATP-grasp domain-containing protein, whose protein sequence is MDKLLLIGINTRSMVNSALKLNYEVFSTSYFSTSDFPTIKNSKSILHETENESTGEFDKEYNPLKLLEESEEYLDIVDYIIPISGVLASDFTGKYQKYQKKILGNLDIEKVENKYKFYKEIKEEFLTPETFYVKDIDEAIKIQKSSQDKQYIIKPNIGSGGYDTNLLDNELNFEENSSDCDWIVQEYVDGVTLSSSVLGIKNKAKNIINSRLLTSRDFGENNFKYVGNILPLDEKSILTKINKPINELLNEMKEISEELIRKFRLIGSNGIDFILNDKGLYVIEVNPRLQGTYECCQQALGINMLEAHIKACQNELIEIGKAEYYSYKKIIYAPTAIKYKKLELNNIYDTPYVGTITEKEEPLLTIIEKDKDFDKLNEKIKKTNEIIDKLN, encoded by the coding sequence ATGGATAAATTATTACTTATAGGGATAAATACTCGTAGCATGGTAAATTCAGCTCTAAAACTTAATTACGAAGTTTTTTCAACAAGCTATTTTTCAACATCTGATTTTCCAACAATTAAAAATTCAAAATCTATTTTACATGAAACTGAAAATGAGTCAACTGGAGAATTTGATAAAGAGTACAATCCATTAAAACTGTTAGAGGAATCTGAAGAATATCTGGATATTGTAGACTATATAATTCCAATTTCAGGTGTTTTAGCTAGTGATTTTACAGGAAAATATCAGAAGTACCAAAAAAAGATTTTAGGAAATTTAGATATTGAAAAAGTTGAAAACAAATACAAGTTTTACAAAGAAATAAAAGAGGAATTTTTAACTCCTGAAACTTTTTATGTGAAAGATATAGATGAAGCTATTAAAATTCAAAAAAGTTCACAAGATAAACAATATATTATAAAACCCAACATAGGATCTGGAGGGTATGATACAAATCTTTTAGATAATGAATTGAATTTTGAAGAAAACAGTAGTGATTGTGATTGGATAGTTCAAGAATATGTTGATGGTGTAACTTTAAGCTCATCCGTTTTAGGAATAAAAAATAAAGCAAAAAATATAATCAACAGCAGATTATTAACCTCAAGAGACTTTGGAGAAAATAACTTCAAGTATGTGGGAAACATATTGCCTTTAGATGAAAAATCAATCTTAACAAAAATTAATAAACCAATTAATGAATTATTAAATGAAATGAAAGAAATCTCTGAAGAGTTAATAAGAAAGTTCAGATTAATTGGATCCAATGGTATTGATTTTATCTTAAATGATAAAGGATTATATGTAATTGAAGTAAATCCAAGGCTACAAGGAACCTATGAATGCTGCCAGCAGGCACTTGGAATAAATATGCTTGAAGCACATATCAAAGCATGCCAAAATGAATTAATAGAAATAGGAAAAGCAGAATATTATAGCTATAAAAAAATAATTTATGCTCCAACAGCTATTAAATATAAAAAACTAGAATTAAACAATATCTACGATACTCCATATGTTGGAACCATAACAGAAAAAGAAGAACCTCTTTTAACAATAATAGAAAAAGATAAAGATTTTGATAAATTAAATGAAAAAATTAAAAAGACTAATGAAATAATTGATAAACTCAATTAA